A part of Brassica rapa cultivar Chiifu-401-42 chromosome A05, CAAS_Brap_v3.01, whole genome shotgun sequence genomic DNA contains:
- the LOC103855125 gene encoding cellulose synthase-like protein D3 gives MASNNHFTNSRSNLSTNSDAAEAVRNHQQQQPPGVTFARRTSSGRYVNYSRDDLDSELGSVDFTNYTVHIPPTPDNQPMDPSISQKVEEQYVSSSLFTGGFNSVTRAHLMDKVIDSETSHPQMAGAKGSSCAIPGCDVKVMSDGRGQDLLPCECDFKICRDCFVDAVKAGGGMCPGCKEPYRNTDLTDLAEDGQQKQQRPMLPPPSGGSKMERRLSLMKSTKSGLMRSQTGDFDHNRWLFETSGTYGYGNAFWTKDGNLGSEKDGHGMGPQDLMSRPWRPLTRKLQIPAAVISPYRLLIFIRIVVLALFLMWRIKHQNPDAVWLWGMSVVCELWFAFSWLLDQLPKLCPINRATDLNVLKEKFETPTPSNPTGKSDLPGLDMFVSTADPDKEPPLVTSNTILSILAADYPVEKLACYVSDDGGALLTFEAMAEAASFANIWVPFCRKHNIEPRNPDSYFSLKRDPYKNKVKADFVKDRRKVKREYDEYKVRINGLPDSIRRRSDAYHAREEIKAMKQQRQNKEDEIVEPVKIPKATWMADGTHWPGTWLNSAPDHSRSDHAGIIQVMLKPPSDEPLHGVSEGFLDLTDVDIRLPLLVYVSREKRPGYDHNKKAGAMNALVRASAIMSNGPFILNLDCDHYIYNSQALREGMCFMMDRGGDRLCYVQFPQRFEGIDPSDRYANHNTVFFDVNMRALDGLMGPVYVGTGCLFRRIALYGFDPPRSKEHHPGCCSCCFPRKKKKKIPEENRSLRMGGDSDDDEEMNLSLVPKKFGNSTFLIDSIPVAEFQGRPLADHPAVQNGRPPGALTIPRELLDASTVAEAIAVISCWYEDKTEWGTRIGWIYGSVTEDVVTGYRMHNRGWKSVYCVTKRDAFRGTAPINLTDRLHQVLRWATGSVEIFFSRNNAFLASPRMKILQRIAYLNVGIYPFTSIFLIVYCFLPALSLFSGQFIVQTLNVTFLIYLLIISITLCLLALLEIKWSGISLEEWWRNEQFWLIGGTSAHLAAVIQGLLKVVAGIEISFTLTSKSGGDDVDDEFADLYIVKWTSLMIPPITIMMVNLIAIAVGFSRTIYSVIPQWSKLIGGVFFSFWVLAHLYPFAKGLMGRRGKTPTIVYVWSGLIAITISLLWVAVNPPAGSTQIGGSFTFP, from the exons ATGGCGTCTAATAATCACTTCACTAACAGTCGATCTAACCTATCAACAAACTCTGACGCTGCTGAAGCCGTGAGGAACCACCAGCAGCAGCAGCCACCTGGCGTGACATTCGCTCGAAGAACATCCTCTGGACGCTACGTCAACTACTCGAGAGATGACCTCGACAGCGAGCTCGGAAGCGTTGATTTCACAAACTACACGGTCCACATCCCCCCGACTCCAGACAACCAGCCCATGGATCCCTCCATCTCTCAGAAGGTCGAGGAGCAGTACGTGTCAAGCTCCCTGTTCACTGGCGGCTTCAACAGCGTCACTCGTGCTCATCTCATGGACAAGGTGATTGACTCCGAGACCAGCCATCCGCAGATGGCGGGCGCTAAAGGCTCGTCTTGTGCTATTCCCGGTTGCGATGTGAAGGTGATGAGTGATGGGAGAGGTCAAGATCTTCTCCCTTGCGAGTGTGATTTCAAAATCTGTAGGGATTGCTTTGTGGACGCTGTGAAAGCGGGCGGCGGGATGTGTCCAGGGTGTAAGGAGCCTTACAGGAACACTGATCTTACGGATTTGGCTGAGGATGGGCAGCAGAAGCAGCAAAGGCCTATGCTTCCGCCGCCGTCTGGTGGGTCGAAGATGGAGAGGAGACTGTCGTTGATGAAGTCGACTAAGTCTGGTTTGATGAGGAGTCAAACTGGGGATTTTGATCATAACAGGTGGTTGTTTGAGACGAGTGGGACTTATGGTTACGGTAATGCTTTTTGGACGAAAGATGGGAACTTAGGTAGTGAGAAGGATGGTCACGGTATGGGGCCACAGGATCTGATGAGCAGACCGTGGAGACCGCTTACTCGGAAGCTCCAGATTCCTGCAGCTGTTATTAGTCCTTACAG GCTTTTGATATTTATTCGAATAGTTGTTCTTGCACTGTTCTTGATGTGGAGGATTAAGCACCAAAACCCAGATGCAGTATGGCTATGGGGAATGTCTGTGGTTTGTGAGCTTTGGTTCGCCTTTTCTTGGCTTCTTGATCAGCTTCCAAAGCTGTGTCCCATCAACCGAGCTACTGATCTCAATGTTCTCAAAGAGAAATTCGAAACACCTACACCAAGCAACCCGACCGGGAAGTCTGATCTCCCTGGACTAGATATGTTTGTGTCAACGGCAGATCCGGACAAAGAGCCACCTCTTGTCACTTCCAACACCATTTTATCCATCCTCGCAGCTGACTACCCTGTGGAAAAGCTTGCTTGCTACGTTTCAGACGATGGAGGAGCGCTTCTGACGTTTGAAGCCATGGCCGAAGCAGCGAGTTTTGCAAACATATGGGTTCCTTTCTGTCGTAAACACAATATAGAACCGAGGAATCCGGATTCGTATTTTAGTCTGAAGAGAGATCCTTACAAGAACAAGGTGAAGGCTGACTTCGTTAAGGATAGGAGGAAGGTGAAGCGCGAGTATGATGAGTATAAGGTTCGGATCAACGGCTTGCCTGACTCTATCAGGCGACGTTCTGATGCTTATCACGCGAGGGAAGAGATTAAGGCAATGAAGCAGCAGAGACAGAACAAAGAGGATGAGATTGTAGAGCCTGTCAAGATTCCTAAAGCTACTTGGATGGCTGATGGTACTCATTGGCCTGGAACTTGGTTAAACTCTGCTCCTGATCATTCCCGTAGTGACCATGCTGGTATCATTCAG GTGATGTTGAAGCCTCCTAGTGATGAGCCATTACATGGAGTATCCGAAGGTTTCTTAGATCTTACAGATGTGGACATTCGCCTCCCTCTTCTAGTCTACGTCTCCCGTGAGAAACGACCAGGTTATGACCACAACAAGAAAGCAGGAGCAATGAACGCTCTCGTCCGAGCTTCCGCAATCATGTCCAACGGTCCGTTCATATTAAATCTCGACTGTGATCATTACATATACAACTCTCAAGCTTTAAGAGAAGGAATGTGTTTCATGATGGACCGTGGCGGCGACCGGCTTTGCTACGTTCAGTTCCCGCAAAGGTTCGAAGGCATTGACCCATCTGATCGTTACGCGAATCACAACACTGTCTTCTTCGATGTCAACATGAGAGCTCTCGATGGTTTGATGGGTCCTGTCTACGTCGGAACGGGTTGTCTCTTCAGAAGAATCGCCTTGTACGGGTTTGACCCGCCTCGGTCTAAAGAGCACCATCCTGGATGCTGTAGTTGCTGCTTCCCtcgcaagaagaagaagaagatccctGAAGAGAACAGGTCTTTGAGAATGGGTGGTGactctgatgatgatgaagagatGAATCTTTCCTTGGTCCCCAAGAAGTTCGGAAACTCCACGTTCCTTATAGATTCGATCCCTGTAGCTGAGTTCCAAGGCCGTCCTCTCGCTGATCACCCCGCCGTGCAGAACGGGAGACCCCCGGGAGCTCTCACCATCCCTCGTGAGCTTCTCGATGCGTCGACGGTGGCAGAAGCTATAGCAGTCATCTCATGTTGGTACGAGGATAAAACCGAGTGGGGGACTAGGATCGGTTGGATCTACGGATCCGTCACTGAGGACGTTGTCACTGGTTATAGAATGCATAACCGTGGCTGGAAGTCAGTTTACTGTGTGACGAAACGTGACGCTTTCCGCGGCACGGCTCCTATCAACTTGACGGATAGGCTCCACCAGGTTCTCCGCTGGGCTACTGGCTCAGTGGAGATCTTCTTCTCGAGAAACAATGCCTTCTTGGCTAGCCCGAGGATGAAGATCCTCCAGAGAATTGCTTACCTTAACGTTGGAATCTATCCTTTTACTTCGATCTTCCTCATCGTCTACTGCTTCCTCCCCGCACTCTCGCTCTTCTCAGGGCAGTTCATAGTCCAAACGCTCAACGTCACGTTCCTCATCTACCTTCTGATAATCTCGATTACTCTCTGCCTGCTCGCTCTCCTCGAGATCAAATGGTCAGGAATCTCCCTCGAGGAGTGGTGGAGGAACGAGCAGTTCTGGCTCATCGGTGGGACGAGCGCTCATTTAGCCGCGGTCATCCAAGGGCTGCTCAAAGTGGTGGCTGGAATCGAAATCTCGTTCACGTTGACGTCTAAGTCCGGAGGAGACGACGTGGACGACGAGTTTGCGGATCTCTACATAGTGAAATGGACGTCTCTGATGATCCCACCGATCACCATCATGATGGTGAATTTGATAGCTATTGCGGTTGGGTTTAGCAGGACGATATATAGTGTGATTCCGCAGTGGAGTAAGTTGATAGGAGGagtgtttttcagtttttgggTGTTGGCTCATCTTTATCCGTTTGCTAAAGGGCTTATGGGAAGAAGAGGGAAGACTCCGACCATTGTTTATGTTTGGTCGGGGCTTATTGCTATCACCATATCTCTGCTTTGGGTGGCTGTTAATCCACCTGCTGGCTCTACTCAAATTGGAGGATCTTTCACTTTCCCATGA
- the LOC103855127 gene encoding ATPase family AAA domain-containing protein 3-A — protein sequence MAQKCAIGFISAIAAASSSFSKSKVAAADGPPPQHQAASDPESSAPPRSRNDNPRTSSGGFDPEALERGANALKEINSSSYAKQVFEGIKQKEETKQTEFAAKGQEYKAMQAQAETERQKVIYDEQKKLAQHQAQTKSQMARYEDDLARKRMQAENEYHRTRNQELVKMQEDSAIRQEQSRRATEEQIQAQRRQTEREKAEIERETIRVKSIAEAEGRAHEARLAEDVNRRMLVDRANAEREKWVAAINTTFEHIGGGLRAILTDQNKLIVAVGGATALAAGIYTTREGARVIWSYVDRILGQPSLIRESSRGKYPWSGSVSRALSTLRGKGSAIKNGKGFGDVILHPSLQKRIEHLAKATANTKSHQAPFRNMLFYGPPGTGKTMVARELARKSGLDYALMTGGDVAPLGSQAVTKIHQLFDWGKKSKRGLLLFIDEADAFLCERNKTYMSEAQRSALNALLFRTGDQSKDIVLALATNRPGDLDSAVADRVDEVLEFPLPGEGERSKLLSLYLEKYIAQAGPTKPGLFDRLFKKEQQKIEIKGVTEELLEEAAAKTDGFSGREIAKLMASVQAAVYGSEDCVLDSVLFREVVDYKVAEHQQRRKLAGTDTE from the exons ATGGCTCAGAAATGTGCGATTGGTTTTATCTCAGCTATAGCAGCCGCTTCGTCTTCCTTTTCGAAATCGAAAGTCGCTGCTGCAGATGGTCCTCCTCCACAGCATCAGGCTGCTTCTGATCCTGAATCTTCTGCTCCTCCGCGATCTAGGAATGATAATCCGAGGACGAGCTCCGGCGGTTTCGATCCGGAGGCGCTGGAGCGAGGAGCTAATGCCTTGAAGGAGATTAACAGCTCCTCTTACGCCAAACAG GTTTTTGAAGGTATTAAGCAGAAAGAAGAGACAAAGCAAACTGAGTTTGCAGCCAAGGGGCAAGAGTATAAAGCTATGCAAGCCCAAGCTGAAACT GAGAGGCAAAAGGTGATATATGATGAACAGAAGAAACTTGCTCAGCACCAAGCACAGACTAAATCTCAGATGGCTCGTTACGAAGATGATTTGGCTAGAAAGAGGATGCAG GCTGAGAATGAGTATCACAGAACAAGAAATCAAGAACTTGTGAAAATGCAAGAAGATTCGGCAATCAGGCAGGAGCAATCTCGGCGAGCTACTGAGGAGCAGATCCAGGCACAGAGGCGACAGACTGAGAGGGAGAAGGCTGAGATTGAGCGCGAGACAATCAGGGTCAAATCCATAGCGGAAGCGGAAGGAAGAGCCCATGAAGCAAGGCTTGCTGAAGATGTAAACAGGAGAATGCTTGTTGATCGTGCAAatgcagagagagagaaatgggTTGCTGCCATTAACACTACATTCGAACATATTGGAG GCGGGTTGCGTGCAATTCTTACGGATCAAAATAAACTGATTGTTGCTGTTGGGGGAGCCACCGCTCTCGCTGCTGGAATCTACACAACGAG AGAAGGTGCAAGGGTCATCTGGAGCTATGTAGACAGAATATTAGGACAACCATCCTTAATCCGAGAATCTTCAAGGGGAAAGTACCCTTGGTCTGGCTCGGTTTCTCGTGCATTGTCCACACTGCGCGGAAAGGGGTCAGCTATCAAAAATGGAAAAGGGTTTGGTGATGTTATCTTGCATCCTTCCCTACAGAAGAGAATTGAACACCTAGCTAAGGCAACCGCCAACACAAAATCGCACCAAGCACCATTCCGAAACATGCTTTTCTATGGTCCTCCGGGAACAGGAAAAACAATGGTCGCCAGAGAGCTGGCTCGTAAATCT GGATTGGATTATGCACTGATGACTGGTGGAGATGTTGCACCCCTTGGATCTCAGGCTGTTACAAAGATTCACCAACTGTTTGATTGGGGGAAGAAGTCTAAGAGAGGCTTATTGCTCTTCATTGATGAAGCCGATGCATTTTTATGCGA GAGGAACAAAACATACATGAGTGAAGCTCAAAGGAGTGCACTAAACGCCCTTCTCTTCCGCACGGGTGATCAGTCCAAAGACATAGTCTTAGCACTTGCCACAAATCGACCAGGTGACCTAGACTCAGCTGTGGCTGACCGTGTGGATGAGGTTCTCGAATTCCCTTTACCCGGAGAAGGAGAGCGGTCCAAGCTTCTAAGCCTATATCTAGAAAAGTACATAGCTCAAGCTGGTCCGACAAAGCCAGGTTTATTCGACCGCCTCTTCAAGAAAGAGCAGCAGAAGATCGAGATAAAGGGTGTCACCGAAGAGCTTTTAGAGGAAGCGGCTGCCAAAACCGATGGGTTCTCAGGGAGAGAGATTGCGAAGCTGATGGCGAGTGTTCAAGCAGCTGTTTATGGAAGTGAAGACTGTGTGTTGGACTCTGTGCTGTTCAGAGAGGTTGTGGATTACAAAGTTGCAGAGCATCAGCAGAGAAGAAAACTGGCTGGAACAGATACGGAATGA
- the LOC103855126 gene encoding NADH dehydrogenase [ubiquinone] iron-sulfur protein 6, mitochondrial — protein sequence MASNLLKALIRSQILPSSRRNFSVAAASTQLDIPTNDLVGNHTAKWMQDRSKKSPMELIHEVPPIKVVGRTAACEGDTNPALGHPIEFICLDLHEPAVCKYCGLRYVQDHHH from the exons ATGGCGTCGAATCTCCTGAAAGCTCTGATCCGATCGCAGATTCTTCCATCTTCGAGGAGGAACTTTAGCGTAGCGGCGGCTAGCACTCAGCTCGACATTCCAACAAACGATTTAGTCGGAAACCACACCGCCAAATGGATGCAG GATAGAAGCAAGAAGTCGCCAATGGAACTGATCCATGAGGTTCCACCTATCAAGGTTGTTGGAAGAACTGCTGCTTGTGAAGGAG ACACCAATCCAGCACTCGGTCATCCAATTGAGTTCATTTGCCTCGACCTACACGAGCCTGCTGTCTGCAAGTACTGTGGCCTTCGTTATGTTCAAGATCATCATCACTAA
- the LOC103855128 gene encoding NADPH-dependent oxidoreductase 2-alkenal reductase: protein MASNKQVILRDYVTGFPKESDLVFNDATVDLSVPAGSNKVLVKNLFLSCDPYMRIRMGKPDPSAAALAQPFKPGQPIYGYGVSKVIESGHPDYTKGDLLWGIVGWEEYSVITLTPYSHFKILHTDVPLSYYTGLLGMAGMTAYSGFYEICSPKKGETVFVSAASGAVGQLVGQLAKIMGCYVVGSAGSNEKVELLKNKFGFDEAFNYKEEQDLNAALKRCFPEGIDIYFENVGGKMLDAVLLNMKLNGRIAVCGMISQYNLEEQEGVRNLSTVIYKRVRLQGFVVSDYYDKYSKFLEFVLPYIREGKITYVEDVAEGLEKGPSALIGLFHGKNVGKQLIVVARE, encoded by the exons ATGGCGAGCAACAAGCAAGTCATATTGCGAGATTACGTCACCGGTTTCCCCAAGGAATCAGACCTCGTCTTCAACGATGCCACCGTGGATCTAAGTGTTCCGGCGGGATCTAACAAGGTTCTGGTGAAGAATCTCTTCTTGTCTTGCGATCCTTACATGCGCATTCGCATGGGCAAGCCTGATCCCTCCGCTGCTGCTCTCGCTCAACCGTTCAAACCCGGCCAG CCAATCTATGGGTATGGAGTGTCAAAAGTGATAGAATCAGGGCACCCTGATTACACAAAGGGAGACTTACTATGGGGTATTGTTGGATGGGAGGAGTACAGTGTTATTACTCTAACTCCTTACTCACATTTTAAGATCCTACACACTGATGTTCCCTTGTCCTACTACACTGGCCTTCTTG GTATGGCTGGGATGACTGCCTATTCCGGGTTTTATGAGATCTGTTCTCCTAAGAAAGGAGAGACTGTCTTCGTCTCAGCTGCATCTGGTGCTGTTGGTCAACTCGTGGGACAACTCGCAAAGATTATGGGCTGTTATGTCGTTGGAAGTGCCGGCAGTAATGAAAAG GTTGAACTTCTCAAGAATAAGTTTGGGTTTGATGAAGCTTTCAATTACAAAGAAGAGCAAGACCTTAACGCTGCCCTGAAAAG GTGTTTCCCGGAAGGCATAGACATATACTTTGAGAATGTAGGAGGCAAGATGCTAGACGCAGTGCTCCTAAACATGAAGCTAAACGGCCGCATCGCCGTATGTGGGATGATCTCACAGTACAACCTGGAGGAGCAGGAAGGTGTACGCAACCTATCAACCGTCATCTACAAGCGAGTTCGGCTTCAAGGATTCGTGGTCTCTGATTACTATGACAAATACTCCAAGTTCCTGGAGTTTGTGCTTCCTTATATTAGAGAAGGGAAGATCACTTACGTTGAGGATGTAGCCGAAGGGCTGGAGAAGGGACCTTCTGCTTTGATTGGACTCTTCCATGGTAAGAACGTCGGCAAACAGCTCATAGTGGTGGCTCGTGAGTGA
- the LOC103855130 gene encoding D-xylose-proton symporter-like 1, whose amino-acid sequence MGFDAEKQSIVSVEGQVGDSSSGEISSEKQPLIKENHHSPENYSVLAAIPPFLFPALGALLFGYEIGATSCATISIKSPKLSGISWYNLSSVDVGIITSGSLYGALIGSIVAFSAADIIGRRKELILAAFLYLVGAIVTAVAPVFSVLIIGRLMYGIGVGLTMHAAPMYIAETAPSQIRGRMISLKEFFTVLGMVGGYGIGSLWVTVTSGWRYMYATIIPLPVIMGVGMCWLPESPRWLLLRSLQGKGNVESLQQAAIKSLRRLRGSVVVDSAAEQVNEILAELSSVGEDREATLGELFQGKCLKALTIAGGLVLLQQITGQPSVLYYAPSILQTAGFSAATDATRISILLGLLKLVMTGVAVIVIDRLGRRPLLLGGVSGMMISLFLLGSYYIFYNTVPAVAVVALLLYVGCYQLSFGPIGWLMISEIFPLKLRGRGISIAVLVNFGTNALVTFAFSPLKELLGAGVLFCGFGVICVVSLFFIYFIVPETKGLTLEEIESKCL is encoded by the exons ATGGGGTTTGATGCCGAGAAACAATCTATCGTTTCTGTTGAAGGACAG GTTGGTGATTCATCTTCAGGTGAGATTAGCTCAGAGAAACAACCTCTGATCAAAGAGAACCACCACAGCCCAGAGAACTACTCTGTTCTTGCAGCCATCCCGCC GTTTCTCTTTCCAGCTCTTGGAGCGTTGCTTTTTGGTTACGAGATTGGTGCCACTTCTTGTGCTACCATTTCTATTAAG TCGCCTAAGCTAAGTGGAATCTCATGGTACAACTTGTCTTCAGTGGATGTTGGTATCATT ACTAGTGGCTCACTGTACGGTGCCTTAATTGGATCCATTGTGGCATTTAGTGCTGCTGACATTATAG gaaGAAGAAAGGAGCTGATTTTGGCTGCGTTCTTATATCTTGTTGGAGCCATTGTGACTGCAGTGGCACCTGTCTTCTCTGTCCTGATTATTGGACGCCTTATGTATGGCATCGGTGTTGGACTG ACAATGCACGCGGCTCCAATGTACATTGCTGAGACTGCTCCTAGTCAGATACGTGGACGGATGATCTCACTAAAAGAGTTCTTTACCGTCCTTGGGATGGTT GGAGGTTATGGAATAGGTAGCCTTTGGGTTACAGTTACCTCTGGTTGGCGTTACATGTACGCAACGATCATCCCTTTGCCGGTTATCATGGGAGTTGGAATGTGTTGGCTACCAGAATCCCCTAGGTGGCTGTTACTGCGCTCTCTCCAAGGTAAAGGGAATGTGGAGAGCCTTCAACAGGCGGCAATCAAGTCTCTTCGCCGCCTTAGAGGGTCTGTGGTAGTTGACTCAGCCGCTGAGCAAGTGAACGAGATCTTGGCTGAGCTTTCCTCTGTGGgtgaggatagagaagctacacTTGGTGAGTTGTTTCAGGGCAAGTGCTTGAAGGCTCTCACTATAGCAGGAGGTTTAGTCTTGTTGCAACAG ATAACTGGGCAACCAAGTGTGCTTTATTATGCTCCATCAATACTTCAG ACTGCTGGCTTCTCTGCTGCTACTGATGCAACTCGGATCTCAATCCTGCTCGGTTTACTAAAG TTGGTTATGACTGGAGTTGCTGTTATAGTGATTGACAGACTTGGAAGGAGACCTTTACTTCTTGGTGGTGTTAGTGGCATG ATGATCTCACTGTTCCTCCTGGGGTCATACTACATCTTTTATAATACTGTACCAGCTGTTGCTGTAGTTGCATTGCTACTGTATGTAGGCTGCTATCAG TTATCCTTTGGTCCTATTGGTTGGCTGATGATTTCAGAGATATTCCCCTTAAAACTAAGAGGCAGAGGAATCAGCATAGCAGTGCTTGTGAATTTCGGCACAAACGCGCTTGTGACATTCGCTTTCTCACCTCTAAAG GAGTTGTTAGGAGCTGGAGTATTATTCTGTGGATTCGGAGTGATATGTGTAgtgtctctcttcttcataTACTTCATTGTGCCTGAGACAAAGGGTCTCACTCTTGAAGAAATTGAATCCAAATGTCTCTAA
- the LOC103855131 gene encoding probable NADH dehydrogenase [ubiquinone] 1 alpha subcomplex subunit 12: MALTVAKSALEAIREKGLGGFLRMIREEGFLRCLPDGNLLQTKIHNIGATLIGVDKFGNKYYQKLGDTQCGRHRWVEYASKDRYNASQVPAEWHGWLHFITDHTGDELLSQKPKRYGIEHRENFSGHGDAYIYHSKGHTLNPGQKNWTRYQPWVPTKTK, from the exons ATGGCATTGACGGTGGCGAAGAGTGCGTTGGAGGCGATTAGAGAGAAAGGTCTCGGAGGTTTCCTCAGGATGATCCGAGAAGAAGGCTTTCT GAGATGTCTGCCAGATGGGAACCTCTT GCAAACCAAAATACACAACATAGGAGCAACGCTTATTGGTGTGGACAAGTTCGGTAACAAATACTACCAGAAGCTTGGCGATACTCAGTGCG GTAGACATAGGTGGGTAGAGTACGCATCGAAGGATCGTTACAACGCATCTCAAGTACCAGCAGAATGGCACGGGTGGCTTCATTTCATCACTGATCACACTGGAGATgag CTGTTGAGTCAGAAACCAAAAAGGTATGGGATTGAGCATAGAGAGAACTTCTCTGGACATGGTGATGCATACATTTACCATTCGAAAGGACATACCTTGAACCCGGGGCAAAAGAACTGGACTCGGTACCAACCATGGGTTCCCACCAAGACCAAGTAA